ACTCCGTCATCTACACCGTGACCGACGTGGCCGAGGACAAGGTCGTGCTCGACGGCAATCATCCGCTGGCCGGCATGGCGCTGCGCTTCTGGCTGAAGGTTTCGGAAGTGCGCGAAGCCACCGCCGAGGAAGTCGAGCATGGCCACGCCCACGGCGCCTCGGGCGTCGAGGTGGTGGACGAAGACGAGGACGACGATACCCCCCGCACGCTGCACTGAGCGCCCGCCTGCGTATCGCCCCTGAAGAAGCCGGCCGTTGCCGGCTTCTTTGCTTTGGCGCGCGTCACTGCGGTGCCGGGGCGTCCTTCAGTACGACCGCGAACGGCGATGCCACGGCGGGGGTGATCACCAGCTCGGCCCATTGCGAGACCGTGCTGCTCGGCAGCGATACGCGCGTGAAGTTCTGCATCACCTTGCCGGCCGCGTCGCGCAGCGGCTTGTCGATGCCGAAGCCGCTGTCGGGGCCGCCGCCGGCCGCATGCACCAGCAACACCTGGCCGTTGAAGCGCGCGCTCAGGTCGCGCAGCTGGCGCTTGAATTCCAGGTAGCCATCGCGCGTGCGATGGCGCATGAAGCCGTCCAGCAGCGTGGGCCGTCCCCGCTTTTCCCAGCCGTTGGCAAAATGCGGATCGGCGTGCGCCACCACGACGATGCCGTTGAGGTCGCGCTGGCGCGCCACCGAGAACGCCCGGGCCAGCCACTGCCGGTTGGCTTCGCGCCGGTCCTCGAATTCGCTGTTGCGGCCGCCTTCATCGCGGTAGTGGTTATTGTCGCCCGGCACGTTCAGGCCGACGATGAGCACATCGCCGACGCTGATGCGCATGTTCTCGCGGAAGCTGCGAAACAGCGCCTGGTCCGATTGCCGCACCAGCGGCCGCGATTGCCGGCCGAGCGTGGCGTCTTCCGGAAAGAACAGTTCGCGCAGGCGGTTCAGCCGCTCGACCGGGTCGAAGCTGCCGTTGACCGGCAGCCGGCATTCGGACCAGTCAGTTTCGCCCGGCACATAGATCAGCGGCAGCGGCGACTGGTTCAGCAACTGCTGGCGGCTGCCGAGCACGGCGTCGCTGCACGATTCCGTATCGCCCTTGATGCCGCCGGCATGGATGACCAGGTTCAGCTTGCGCTCGGCGAAGTGCTCGAGCAGCGTCGCCATATTGGCCTCCGCGGCGGGCCATTGCGGCAGGTCGGCGATCAGCGCGATGCGCACCACCTGGGGCTTGGCCGGCGGCCGCGCCGCCAGCGCGTGCGGCGCGGCCGTCGCCATGGCGATCAAGCACAGCCACGGCAGCAGCAGGGTCGGCAGGGCGCGTCGCAGCGCGTTCATGCCGTGTCGACCGCCTCGCCCGCGAGCGCCTTGAGCCGGTACAGCGCGTCCAGTGCCGCGCGCGGCGTCAGGGTGTCCGGGTCCAGGTCGGCCAGCGCATCGATCACGGCGGCCTGCTCCGGCGCCAGCACGGCGGCACCGTTGGCGGAAGCCGTGCCGGCATCGCCATCGTCCCAGGCCTCGTCGTCGTCCGGCGTCGGCGGCGCGGCGAACAGGTCGAGTTGCGGCGTGGGCGTGGCGTCGGCGGATTGCTGCTCCAGCCAGGCCAGGTGCTTGCGCGCGGCGCGGATCACCGGCTGCGGCACGCCGGCCAGTTGCGCCACCTGCAGGCCATAACTCTGGCTGGCCGGGCCGTCCTGCACCGCATGCAGGAACACGATGCCGTCGCCGTGCTCGACCGCCGACAGGTGCACGTTGGCCGCCTGCGGGAACTCCTGCGGCAGCTGGGTCAGCTCGAAGTAGTGCGTGGCGAACAGGGTATGGCTGCGGTTGTGCGACAGCAGGTGGCGCGCGATCGCCCACGCCAGCGCCAGGCCGTCGAAGGTCGAGGTGCCGCGGCCGATCTCGTCCATCAGCACCAGCGATGCCGGCGTGGCGTGGTGCAGGATGCCGGCGGCCTCGGTCATTTCGACCATGAAGGTCGAGCGCCCGCCGGCCAGGTCGTCGGCGGCGCCGATGCGGGTAAAGATGCGGTCGATCGGCCCGATCACCGCCCGCCGCGCCGGCACATAGGCGCCGACGCAGGCCAGCAGCACGATCAGCGCGGTCTGGCGCATGAAGGTCGATTTGCCGCCCATGTTCGGGCCGGTGATCAGCAACAGCTTGCGCGCCTCGTTGAGCTGGCAGTCGTTGGCGATAAACGCCACCGACTCCGCCGCGAGCTGGCCTTCGACCACCGGGTGCCGGCCCTGCACGATATCGACCACGTTCTCGGCGACGCGCTCCGGCGCCGACCAGTCCAGCGTCTGCGCGCGCTCGGCCAGTGCCGCCAGCACGTCCAGCCGCGCCAGCGCGGCGGCCACGCGCTGCAGCTCGCCGATATGCGGCAGCAGGGCTTGCAGCAGGCCCTCGTACAGCTGCTTCTCGCGCGCCAGTGCGCGGTCCTGCGCCGAAAGTGCCTTGTCTTCGAAGGCCTTCAGCTCGGGCGTGATGTAGCGCTCGGCGTTCTTCAGGGTCTGGCGGCGGCGGTAGTCGTCGGGCACCTTGTCGGCCTGGCCGTTGGTGACCTCGATATAGAAGCCGTGCACGCGGTTGAACTCGACGCGCAGGTTCGCAATGCCGGTGCGCGCGCGCTCGCGCGCTTCCAGGTCGATCAGGAACTGGCCGCAGTTTTCGGAGATATCGCGCAGCTCGTCGAGCTCGGCATCGAAGCCGCGCGCGATCACGCCGCCGTCGCGCACCACCGTGGCGGGTTCTTCGGCCACGGCGCGGACCAGCAGCTCCAGGCAAGCCTGCGGCACGGCCAGGTCCTGCACGGTTTGCGCCAGCAGCAGGCTGCCCTGGTCGTCGCGCAGGCAGGCCTGCACCTCCGGCAGCGCGCGCAGCGTGTCGCGCAGCGACGACAGGTCGCGCGGGCGCGCGTTGAGCAGCGCCAGGCGCGAGGTGATGCGCTCGACGTCGGCCAGCCGGCGCAGCGCCGCGCGCAGCGCGTCGCTGCCCTGGTCGATCAGCACGCCGATGGCCTGCTGCCGTGCCTGCGGGACGGCGGGGTCGCGCAGCGGGTGGTGCAGCCAGTGGCGCAGCGCGCGGCTGCCCATGGCGGTGCAGCAGGTGTCAAGCAGCGAGAACAGCGTCGGCGACTCGCCGCCTCGCAGCGTTTCGGTCAGCTCCAGGTTGCGCCGGGTGGCGGAATCCAGCCCGACGTACTCCGATTCGCGCTCGACCTTCACGCCCTGCACATGGCGTAGCGACTGGCCCTGGGTGGTGGCGGCGTAGTTCAGCAGCGCGCCGGCCGCGCCCAGCGCGGCCCCCAGCCCGGCACAGCCGAACGGGTCCAGGCTGGCCACGCCGAGCTGCTCGCGCAGCCGGCGCGTGCCGGCGTCCTGGTCGAAGTGCCATTCCGGCAGGCGCGTGCGTGCGCACGCCAGCGCGGGCAGTTCGATGCCATCGGCATAAAGCAGCTCGGCCGGGCGGATGCGCTCCAGTTCGCGGCCCAGCAGCGCCGCTTCGCATTCCATCAGGCGCAGTTCGCCGCTGGCCAGGTTCAGCCACGCCAGGCCGGTCTTGCTGACGCCGCGGCGCGTGGTCTGCTGGTGCACGGCCATCAGGAAGGTATCGGCCTTGTCCGGCAGCAGCGCGGCATCGGTCAGCGTGCCCGGGGTGACGATGCGCACCACCTTGCGCTCCACCGGCCCCTTGCTGGTGGCCGGGTCGCCGATCTGCTCGCAGATCGCAACCGATTCGCCCAGCTTCACCAGCCGCGCCAGGTACTGGTCCACCGAATGGAAGGGGATGCCGGCCATGCGGATCGGCACGCCGTTGGAAGCGCCGCGCGCGGTCAGCGTGATGTCGAGCAGGCGCGCCGCCTTCTCGGCATCGTCATGAAAAAGTTCGTAGAAGTCACCCATGCGGTAGAACAGCAGGGTGTCGGGATGGTCCGCCTTGATGCGCAAATATTGCGCCATCATGGGTGTGTGCTTGCCTGCGGACGAATCGGCCTGCGCCTGTTCGGTGTCGGTCTTTTTCTGCAATCCCATTGCCATTTAGCCTGTCTGGCGGTGGGCCTGCATCGTGCCGCCCGATCCGCGCGAGCGCACCCTGCGTGCCGTGGAAAAGCGCCTCCGCGGTGGCGGGCCGGGCGCTGGTCCGGCGGCCTGCGGCCGCGGCACTAAGGGGCGTTTTCGAATATGGGCGATATGGTACAGCACGGTGGCGACGCCGAAGGGTCGCAGACCCCTGTGGCGGCCCGGGATCAGCGGAACACCAGCACCGGAATATCGCTATGGGTCAGCACCTTCTGCGTTTCGCTGCCCAGCAGCAGCCCGCTGAGGCCGCGGCGGCCATGCGAGGCCATGAAGATGACATCGCAGCCCAGGTCCCTGGCGGCATGGATGATGCCCTGGTACGGCGCCGACGCGCTGGAGACGTGGCCGGTGCATGGCACGCCGGCCAGCGCGGCCGCGGACTCGACCTTGGCCAGTTCCTGGCGCGCATCGGCTTGCACGCGCTGCTGGTACGCGTCGCGCTTTTCGTGCGAGCTGTCGCTGGTCAGCACATACGGATAGCTCTCCACGCACATGTAGGGCGTGAGCCGTGCCGCCGATGTGCGGGCGAACTGGATGGCGGCGGAGACCGCCCGGTGCGACAGCTCCGAGCCGTCGACGGGGAGCAGGATGTGCTTGAACATGGCGTCCTTTTTATGTTGTGTGTGGCGAATGGCGCGAAGCGGGCGAGCGCGGGCGGCATCCTATGCTGCCGCGCCGCGTTCAGTTGGCCAGCGCGCGCCCGACGATCAGCGGATCCGGCTGGCCGATGGCGGTGGTGTCGCGGTTGGCATACGGGAAGCGCGACAGGATGTAGCGCAGTGCATTGAGCCGCGCGCGCTTCTTGCAATCGGAGCGGATCACCGTCCATGGCGCATCGGCGGTATCGGTATGCGCGAACATGGCCTCCTTGGCGCGGGTGTAGTCGTCCCATTTGTCGAGCGAGGCCACGTCGACCGGGCTGAGCTTCCATTGCTTGAGCGGATGGATCTCGCGCTCGCGGAAGCGCCGGCGCTGCTCCTTCTGGCTTACCGAGAACCAGAACTTGAACAGGTGGATGCCGCTGCGCACCAGGTGCCGCTCGAAATCCGGCGCCTGCTGCAGGAAGTCCTGGTATTCGCGCGCCGAGCAAAAGCCCATCACATGCTCGACGCCGGCGCGGTTGTACCAGGAGCGGTCGAACAGCACGATCTCTCCCGCGGACGGCAGGTGCTGCACGTAGCGCTGGAAGTACCATTGCCCGCGTTCGGCCTCGGTAGGCTTTTCCAGCGCCACCACGCGGGCGCCGCGCGGGTTCATGTGTTCCATGAAGCGTTTGATGGTACCGCCCTTGCCGGCGGCGTCGCGGCCTTCGAACAGGATCACCACGCGCTGGCCGGTCTCGCGCACCCAGGCCTGGAACTTGAGCAGTTCCACCTGCAGGCGGTACTTCTGCTTCTCGTAATTGCGCCGCGACATCAGGTTCTGGTACGGGTAGGCGCCTTCGCGCCAGCCGGCGGACAGTTCGTCGTCCGGGTGGCGCTGGCGGCCAGCCTGCCAGGCGGCGGGATCGCCTTCGAGGATCAGGCTGCGCAATTGCGCGGCCTCGTCCGGCGCCAGGCCGTCGAGCAGCGTGCGGATGGCGCCAAGCATGCCGGTGCCATCGCCGGCCTGGCTGGCCAGGATGTCCTGCATGCCGCCTGCCGCCAGTTGCACGGCGGCTTCGACGGCGCTGTCGACTTCATTGCGCTGGGCCGACAGCGCGGAGCGGGTGGGCAGCACATCGCCGCGGGCCGTGGCGCGGGGCCGTGTCGCGCCCGGAGTGCGCGAGGTCTGGAGGTTGGGGTCGGTCATCTGCGCGCCTCCGTCAGGCGGCGGTGCGGCGCAGGATTTGATAGAGCTGGTCCTTGAGCAGCAGCTTCTCTTTTTTCAGCCGCTCGATTTCGAACGTGGAAGCCGGCACCAGGCCGCGCTCCATGTTGTGGATTTCCTGATCGAGCGAATTGTGGCGGTGGAACAGCCGCGCAAAGTGCGCGTCTTGGGTCTTCAGGGTGCTGATCTGGTCGCGGTACTCGGGAAACATGCTGGCTCTCCTGTGGCTGGATCCGCGCGCACATGGCGTGGCGCATGGATTCATTCTGGTGAGCGCAGGGCGGCGCGGCCTTGACCAGGATCATGGCTCGCCGGGGAATGAGACGAGGCCGCGTTGGGCAACGCACGTGCATGCGGCCCCGTAAAAACAAACGCCCGCCGGAATGCGGCGGGCGGGCTGGCATGGCCGCTCAGGCCATCAGCGGGATTCAGGCCGAGGCGGGCTTGGCGTTGTCCAGCGAGTACGGCGACAGCAGGCGCACCATCTGGGCAAAGGCCTTGGGGTTGCCGGCCAGCACTTCGCCTTGTTCCATCTGGCGCGGCTCGCCGGCATAGTTGCCCACCAGCCCGCCCGATTCGGTGATCAGCAGCATGCCGGCGGCCATGTCCCACGGCTGCAGGCCGCGCTCGAAGAAGCCGTCGAGGCGGCCGCAGGCCACGTAGGCCAGGTCCAGCGCCGCGGCGCCCGGGCGACGCAGGCCGGCGCAGCTGCGCGTCATCAGCGCGAAGATCTCGAGGTACTCGTCCACGCCTTCCAGGTCGCGGAACGGGAAGCCGGTGCCGATCAGGCAGTCGGCCAGCTTGTCGCGGCGGGTGACGCGGATGCGGCGGTTGTTCAGGAAGGCGCCGGCGCCCTTGGTGGCGGTGAACAGTTCGTCGCGGGTCGGGTCATAGACCACCGCCTGCACCGGCGTGCCGCGGTGCAGCTGGGCGATCGAGACCGCGTATTGCGGGAAGCCGTGGATGAAGTTGGTGGTGCCGTCGAGCGGGTCGATCACCCAGGTGTATTCATGGCCGGCTTCGTCTTCGGCCCAGGACTGGCCGGACTCTTCCGCTAGAATGCCGTGTTCCGGGTAGGCGGTGCGCAGGACCTCGATGATCGCGGCTTCAGCGGCGCGGTCCACCTCGGTAACGAAATCGTTGTGTTGCTTGCGCGAGACGCGCACCAGATCGACGTCGAGCGACGCGCGGTTGATGATGGATCCCGCCTTGCGGGCCGCCTTGATGGCGATATTGAGCATCGGATGCATGAATCTCTCCAGGCCGGCCACGATGCGGCGGGGCGCCAAAGCGCCGCACGCCCGCTCATGGGCAGCTGACAACACAACGGATTGTAGAAGAACGTGGGACGTCGCCTGGACTGAATGGCCTTGCCGCGGGACGCCCTGTAGATGTGTCGAGAACGCCTCGCGGGCAAGGATAAACCTGGCGCCGCGCCAAAGAAGAACCCCGAATTGTATATGAACCCGGCAATTGATACGAGCCAGACCGCCATGCCACCCGACGGCGGCGACGCCTTCGGCCGCGTGCGCTTCGTGCTGGTGGAAACCAGCCATCCCGGCAACGTGGGCTCGGTGGCGCGGGCCATCAAGACCATGGGCTTCGGCAGCCTGGTGCTGGTGTCGCCACGCGAGCCGGAGGTGCTGCGGCATCCCGATGCCGTGGCCATGGCCAGCGGCGCCGACGACGTGCTGGCCGCCGCGGTGATCGTCGACGGGGTGGACGCGGCCCTGGCCGGGGCCGCGCTGACCGTCGCCATGACCGCGCGCCAGCGCGAGTTCGGGCCGCCGCGGCTGCTGCCGCGTGCCGCCGCCGCGCGGGCGCGCCAGACGCTGGGCGGCAGCGGCGACGTGGCGTTCGTGTTCGGCAACGAGCGCTACGGCCTGCCCAACGAGGTGGTGGAGCGCTGCAACGCCGTGACCCATATCCCCGCCAATCCCGCCTATGCCTCGCTGAACCTGGCGCAGGCGGTGCAGCTGGTCGCCTACGAGATGCGGCTGACGCTGCTGGACGCCGCCCCGGACGCGGGCGCCAATATCGGCTATGCTGGCGAGCCGGCCACGGCGGAACAGGTCGAGGCCATGTTCGGCCACCTGCAGACCGGGCTGGAGGCGATCGGATTTCTCGATCCGTCCAACCCCCGCAAGCTGATGACCCGGCTGCGCCGCCTGCTGGCGCGCAGCGGCCTCGAGCGCGAGGAAGTGAACATCCTGCGCGGCATCGCCAAGCACATGCTGATTGCCGCGCAGAACCCGTCTGGCCCGCAAGCCGACCGGTGACAGGAGCAAAGGACTGTGGCAGCAACCCGTAGCGATGCGATGTGGGACCAGGACGGTGCATGCCGATGCGGCGTGGCCGGATGTCCCGCCGCCGCGGGCTCGCGCATGCCCGGTCGATGTTGATCGCAGCATCGCAGCAATGTCCCTGGCGGATCAGGGGCCAAATGCCGGTGCCGCAGGGCGGGCCGGCAAATCCCTTACACTCCTGATCCTCTTCACCGGCCCCCGACCGCGCCGGCGACCCTGCCCCGGGCCCAGGCCCGCGTGGCGCGGCGCACGGCGCGGCACCACGACACGACCAAGATGTTCTCTCGCCTGAAGGAAGATATCGACACGATCATGCTGCGCGATCCCGCCGCGCGCAGCCGCCTCGAAGTCCTGACCTGCTACCCGGGCCTGCACGCGGTGCTGCTGCACCGGCTGGCGCACGCATGCTGGCGCGCGGGGCTTCACTGGCTGGGCCGCTGGATTTCGCACTGGTCGCGCTTTTTTACCGGCATCGAGATCCATCCCGCGGCGACGCTGGGCCGGCGCGTGTTCATCGACCACGGCATGGGCGTGGTCATCGGCGAAACCGCGCAGATCGGCGACGACTGCACCATCTACCAGGGCGTGACGCTGGGCGGCACGTCGCTGTACAAGGGCCAGAAACGGCATCCGACCCTCGGGGCCGGCGTGGTGGTCAGCGCCGGCGCCAAGGTGCTGGGCGGGTTCGTGGTGGGCGACGGCGCGCGCGTGGGCTCCAATGCGGTGGTGCTCAAGCCGGTGCCGCCAGGCGCGACCGCGGTCGGCATCCCGGCCCGCATCATCCTGCCGGATGCGCCGTCGGTGCAGCAGGGTGCCAAGCAGGAGTTCTCGGCCTACGGCATCACGCCCAACGCCGACGACCCGGTGTCGCTGGCGCTCAAGAGCCTGATCGACAATGCCGCGCTCCAGCATGACCGCATCGAGGCCGTGCTGGCCGCGCTCGACCGGCTTGGCGAACACCTGGAGAACACGCCGAACGATCCGTTCGATGCCAGCGAGCTGCGCAAGCTGATGAAATAACGGCGTGCCGGCACGGGCTGCGCCGCTGGCCCGCGGTGCCGCTCAGTCGGTCTGCGGCAGCAGCCGGAAACCGTCACGGTCCAGCTGCAGCACCGCGGCGCGCGGATGCGCGCCATCCAGGTCCCAGTCGGTCAGCACCCAGCGCACGCCTGCACCGTCTTCGTGGCGGGCAGGGCGATGGGTATGGCCATGGATCAGCAGCGACGCGCCGGCGGCGCCGAGCAACTCGGCCGCCGCCGCTGGGGCCACATCCCCATAGACCACCGGCACCGCCGCGCCGGCGCTGCGTTGCCTGGCGCGGTTGCCTTCGCTGTCCGCGCGCAGCTTGCGGGCCACCGCCAGGCGAGCGCGCAGCGGCAGCGCCAGGAACACGCGCTGCACCCAGCGCTTGCGGGTCCAGCGGCGAAAGCGGTTGTAGCGTTCGTCGTCGATGCACAGCATGTCGCCGTGGCTCAGCACGACGCGCTGGCCGGCGCAATCGATCAAGGTGGGGTCGGGCAGCAGCGTGGCGCCCGCGGCGCCGGCAAAGCGGCGGCCCAGCAGGAAGTCGCGGTTGCCGTGCATCAGGTACACCGCCACGCCGCGCGCGGACAGTGTGCGCAGCGCCAGCGCCACGCGTTGCGCGAACGGCGCGTCGGTTTCTTCGTCGCCGACCCAGAATTCAAAGAAGTCGCCCAGGATGAACAGCGTGCGCGCCTGCGCTGCGGCGCGCTCGAGCGTGCGCTCGAAGGCCGCTAGCGTGCGCGGCATGCCGGGCGTCAGATGCAGGTCGGAAATGAACCACGCCGGCGCCTGTACCTCGAGGGGACCGGCCACCGGCGTGTGGGAGATTGCGGTCATGCGTGGTGTCGGGAAAAAAAGGCCGGCACGCGCGCGCGCACGGTACCGCAATCGGCAGGCATCGGCTTATTCGACGACGACGGCCTTCTCGATCACGACGTCTTCCAGCGGCACGTCCTGGTGGAAGCCCGAGCTGCCGGTACGCACGCCCTTGATCTGCTCGACCACGTCGGTGCCGTCGACGACCTTGCCGAACACGGCATAGCCGAAGCCCTGCGGGGTCGGCGACGAAAAGTTGAGGAAGTCGTTGTCGACCACGTTGATGAAGAACTGCGCGGTGGCCGAGTGCGGCGCATTGGTGCGCGCCATCGCCACGGTGTAGCGGTCGTTCTTCAGGCCGTTGCCGGCTTCGTTCTCGATCGGGGCGTCGGTGTCCTTCTGCTTCATGCCGGGTTCGAAGCCGCCGCCCTGGATCATGAAGTTCTTGATCACGCGGTGGAAGATGGTGTTGTCGTAGTGGCCCTTGCGGACATACGACAGGAAGTTCTCAACCGTTTTCGGGGCCTTCTCGGCGTCGAGTTCCAGGGTGATCACACCCTTGTTGGTCTGGAGCTGTACCTTGGACATGGCGGTTTCCTCTGTTCGGTAATTATTTGACGACGGTGGCCGACTCGATCACGATCGGCGCGGCCGGCACGTTGCGCATCGGGCCGTAGGCCGTGGTCGGCACGGACTTGATCTTGTCGATCGTGTCCATGCCTTCCACCACCTTGCCGAAGACGGCATAGCCATTGCCGTCCGGCTGCGGGTAGTCGAGATTCGGATTATCCACCACATTGACGAAGAACTGCGCGGTGGCCGAGTCCGGGTTGCTGGTGCGCGCCATGGCAACCGTGCCGGCCTTGTTCTTGAGGCCGTTGCGGGCTTCCAGCGGGATCGGCGCGCGCGTGGGCTTTTCCTTCATGTCGCGGTCAAAGCCGCCGCCCTGCACCATGAAGCCGTTGATCACGCGGTGGAAGATGGTGCCACTGTAGAAGCCGCTCTTCACATATTCCAGGAAGTTCGCGACGGTCTTGGGCGCTGCCTCGGGATAGAGCTCGACCGTGAACTTGCCGGCGCTGGTGACGAACTGGACGCGCTCGGCGGCCTTCTGCTGGGCCAGCGCGCTGAACGAAGACAGCGCCAGGGTGCCGGCGGCCAGGCCGGCCAGCAGGATGCGACGGGAACGGATCATGAATGGAACTCCGGTAAGTCGGGATGGACACGGCCCGGGCATGGCGCGCCGGGCCAGCGGATGGAGGGTCAGTTCGCCGCCGGGGCGCTGGCCGGAGACTGGCGTCCGCCCGGCGCCGCCTTGCGGCCGGTGGCCGCTGGCGCGGCCGGCTTCGGTGGCGCTGCCACGGCGGAGGCCGGGGCCAGTTGGCGCAGGCCGGCGCTGGCGCGGGCATCGCCCGGATTGCGGCGCAGGGCCTCGGTGTAGGCCTGCTCGGCCAGGCGGCGGTAGACGTCGCCCAGGTTGGTGTAGCCGACCGCGAAGGCCGGCTTGACCTCGGTGGCCAGCAGCAGTTCGGCTTCGGCGCGCTTCAGGTCGCCGCGCTTGGCATAAAGCAGTGCCAGGTTGTTGTGCGGCTCGGGCAGTTCGGGAAAGTCCTGCGCCATCTCGCTGAAGGCCTGGATCGCTTCGTCCTCGCGGCCCGCCTGGGCCAGCGCCCAGGCCCGCTGGAAGCGGGCCTGCGCATTGCGCGGATTGGTGGCAAGCACGCGGTCGAAGCCCTTGATGGCGTCCTCGTAGCGGCGCGCATTGGCGGCTTGCTGGGCCTCGCCCATGCCCGGGTCGGTCGACTGGATGCCGCCGACCGGCGAGGTCGGCACCGCCAGCGACAGCGGGCCGTTCTGCGCGGACGCGGGGCCTGCCAGCGCCGCGGCCAGCGCCAGCAGCGGCACGACGGTGCGAGATCCGCGCCGGCGCATGCGTGCAGCGGTGGCGGCGTGGACAGCAAAAAACGGGGAGGGCAGCGGCAGGCTCATTGAGGACGGGTCCGTTATACTCCGCGGCATTCTAGCAAAGCGGCAAGTGCGGCACGAAGGCGGTGCCGCGGCGGCCAGGTGTGCGGGGCCATGCGCGGGCTCCATGCGCGGGCTCCATGCGCGGCTTCCATGCGCGCCGGCGCGCCGGGCCGCGTCGCCGACTCGCGCACTGCCTTCCGGTAAGATATGGGGCGCGACGGCATTGCGCCAGTGGCGGCGTGCGCGCCGGCGGCCATGGCCCGCGTTGCCTGCCGGGCGAACCCGGCAGACTCCTCTCACCACTCACTTCGTTTCATGCAGCCCCTGAACATCTACAACACGCTCGCGCGTGAGAAACAGCCATTCGTGCCAATCGAACCCGGCAAGGTCCGCATGTATGTGTGCGGCATGACCGTGTACGACTACTGCCACGTCGGCCACGCGCGCGTGATGGTGGTG
The window above is part of the Cupriavidus taiwanensis LMG 19424 genome. Proteins encoded here:
- a CDS encoding tetratricopeptide repeat protein translates to MSLPLPSPFFAVHAATAARMRRRGSRTVVPLLALAAALAGPASAQNGPLSLAVPTSPVGGIQSTDPGMGEAQQAANARRYEDAIKGFDRVLATNPRNAQARFQRAWALAQAGREDEAIQAFSEMAQDFPELPEPHNNLALLYAKRGDLKRAEAELLLATEVKPAFAVGYTNLGDVYRRLAEQAYTEALRRNPGDARASAGLRQLAPASAVAAPPKPAAPAATGRKAAPGGRQSPASAPAAN